ctgtgagtttgaggccagcctggtctacaagtgctagttccaggacaggctccaaaaccacagagaaaccctgtctcgaaaaacaaacaaacaaaaagacagaaaacttgACACAACTAACAAAGCCAAGATTGCTGGCCCCTTACAGGTTTGAGAGGAGACATTGCAAACGAAAATgtcaaagacaagaaagaaattgTGCTTCGTTAGGGCCAAATTACTCTATAATAGAAgagggtttgtttggttggttttaatctggtttgagacaaggtctcaccttgtaaccttttttgtttttgttttttaactttcttcATATCTGCTGTGCAATCCTGGTGGACCTTGAACAGATTCcactgcctcagtctctctaagggctgggattaggGGTGTACAACAGGCTTGGGACAAGGGCTggagtttcttttttgttatatattgctttttgttttccaagacaggttttctctgcatagccctggctatcctggaacttgctctgtagagtggTCTGGTCCCAAACTTACAGAgctcctcatgcctctgcctcctgagtactgggattaaaggcatgtgtcaccaccacccagcaagagcTGAAGTTTTAAATAAGGtgatcatcattttaaaaaaaaaatgtgaagaggggagatagctcagcagtaagGACCCAAGGCTGCTCTCCTAGGGAACCCAGAgccattcccaggacccacatgatggttcataaCTGGCTATAACTCCAGCCTGaagggatctgatatcctcttctgacctctggccactgaacacacagtgcacagtagaaataaatgaagacaaagcacccatacacacgtgatctgacagagagagagagagagagagagagagagagagagagagacagacagagagagagagagacagagacagagacagagagacagagagagagacagagttgtTACAGGGAGACGGGAGAAGGTAGCGAGCAAATGAGAGCCTGGCACTGCCACCATGCACGAAGGACTAAGGGTTTcgcctggattttttgttttgtttttcgagacagggtttactcacttcttgtagccctggctgtccaagaactagcgctgtagaccaggttggcctagaactctgcAATAgggagagatctgcctgcctctgcctcccaactgcttggattaaaggtgtgcgccacaacgCCCGGCTCCATCTCACTAGGTTTCTGGCCACTTTTTGGCATTGAGCCTGAGGAGGAATCCCTGAGTGACTGAGACCTGGCTGGGGCAAAGACACAGAGGTAGCGACGACTGGCCCCGAGCAGCAGGAGGCACCCACCTCCTAGAGTCACATTGTGAGCAATGCTGTGCTTAGGGGCAGATGTCGGGGGCGAAGGGATGGCAGTGCCGTCCCCTACTGATGACCAGCCCAGAAGAGCAATCTGGCTGCAGCTCGACCACTACGGACCCGACTGAATTGTACAACAAACGACCCGCGCTGCCCACACCACGCATGTGACCTGCCCATCCGGCCAATCGCCTGCTGTCCGCGCGCTCCCAGCCTACCCCGTATCTCGCACGTCTCATTGGACACTGAAGCCACGCAGTGCACCAATGACCGAACTGCCTTGCCGGGGGCGTGGCGCAGTCACTGCGCACGCGCTGGAAAGCAGGGGCGGGCTGGAGGAGCGACGGGAAAGCCAGGCTTCCCGGTAGCTGGCAGCCCTGGAGGACCCGGAGCCTGTGGATCGGCCGGAAGTGCCTGAAGACGACGAGGACGATGAGGAGGCATTGCCACACTCCGAAGCCGTGGACGTGTTCCAAGAAGGTCTCGCCATGGTGGTGCAAGACCCGCTGCTCTGCGACCTTCCGATCCAGGTACGCGACAGGTCTCTGAGGTGTGGATGGGCACCCATGGTCCCACCAGCGAAAGACGCTTCTGCTCAAAAGCCGAAAGTTCTGGGTGAGGGGACTCCAAAACACTCCCTCGCAGCGTAAAAAgttagagttaaacaaatactaaGATTTTAGCTCACGAACAGTGTGACCGGTCTTTTCCATTTGCTTCAAGCGTCAATATTCGTGGGCACAATTCTTTAGTGTATTTTTTAACCTCACCCCTCAATGGTTGTTTTAATTTAACATCTGTGTGCACAGAGAACTAGGCATCAAACTTGGAGCCTTTTGAatactaagcaagtgctctaccacggAGTTACATCACTTTCTCAATTTGCACGTCCCTCAgtgcttttggtttttcgagacagggtttcgctatagttttagagcctgtcctggaactaacccttgtagaccaggttggcctccaactcacaaagatccgccagcctctgccccccaagtgctgggattaaaggcgtatgccaccaccgcctggcttccctcagtgttttattaaaacatctcTTGTCGCCAggtggtgttggcgcacgcctttaatcccagcacttgggaggtggagacaggcggatctctgtgagttcgagaccagcctgaccCACTTAGAGTTGCAGACCAGCCAGGGTAACTAACATAGTGAGTCTCTGCctcagaataaacaaacaaaaaagattttgtCATCACTGCTTTTTGGTAGCTGGTAAATTTTGCACCCCTGCCCTTACTCCACCTAGTGCTCAATGCTCTTTATGGAGGGCTCTCAGAATTATAATATTCTCCTCTTGTGAAACTCCATCTCCATGCCTGTTCCTTTACCCCCTTGGGGGCCTTTCTAATAGAAAACCCTATTGCATAGCAGGCAAGAACTCTTCATAATCCAGGGCACCATGAgcttggtttctgttgttgttcggGTGGTAAGAGTCAgtatctctccctccctttggTCTTTCCCAGGTCACTTTAGAAGAGGTCAACTCTCAGATCGCACTGGAGTATGGCCAGGCAATGACTGTCCGGGTGTGCAAGATGGATGGAGAGGTAATGCGTAAGTACCATGGACGTCGTTGCTTTCCTCTCGCTGTAAAGAGGCACCGCGATCAAGACAGCTTAGTGAGGAAGATGTTTGTGAGGGCTCACAGTCAcagagggctagagtccatgaccttcgtggcagggagcatggcagcaggcaggtatggtcctggaacagtagctgagagcgaGCTAACTGCagtggtgtgggcttttgaaacctccaagctcACCCCCAGTGTCCCCTCCTCCAACAAACATTCGAATACATGAGCCCCtgggggctattctcattcagaccacagcCATCCTTCTCTCTGTAAACCTGAGCATTCACAGCAGCAGGATAGTAGCGGAGCTCGTCTGTGAGAAACTCGGGCCATGCCTGGGTGTGTTGAGCCAGAGCAGAGCCCTGGGTGTCTCCCATCGCCCGGGCCTTTATGTGTGCGTCCCACACGGATCTTTCTCCTGTATGTGTTCTTGCAGCTGTGGTCGTCGTACAGAATGCCACGGTCCTGGACCTGAAGAAGGCTATCCAGAGATACATGCAGCTCAAGCAGGAGCGGGAGGGAGGCATTCAGCACATCAGCTGGTGAGAGGGGCAGCTGTGCCTTCCCTGTGCCGTCCCTGGGATTGCGTGGGGGGCACTCCAAGGAGGCAGCTTCAGCTCCTTTGTGTGTACCGCCAGGGCTCCGCTACCAAGGAGCGATGGTTGGGCGATTCTGTGCCTAGGGGTCCTGCCCCAGTTGTCCTTTCTAGACATAGCCTTTCACAGACCTTACCCTATCCGCACTGCTGGATATCTTCATTGGGAACACCTGACGCCTCAATGTCTCCCTAGTTATAGATGGAATACCTGTCAGTGGCCTCCTTCACTCCTCACCAAGGCGCTGTTGGCCCTGCCTCTCGTATTGGATCAAATTTCCCGTGCTCTGACTCTCCCCCTGTATCACCTATTTCATTAGCCAGATGAGTTCAGTAGTCCTACGACTGCCTCGGGCCGACCGTATCATGTAGGGAAAACGTCCAGAAGGGGAATAATCTGTCCTGGGTGCCACAGGCTGTGTGCCGGAGCCTCTGtcatcccagctgctcagccccccCTCCTAGGGGTAACGTGTGCATCACTTAAGTCCTCCTCCGCAGGTCGTACGTGTGGCGGACGTACCATTTGACCTCAGCTGGGGAGAAACTcacagaggacaggaagaagCTCAGAGAGTAAGTCTTGTCCACTTCCTGAGCTGTAGGTGGCCTGTGTGCCCCCAAAGGGCTCTGATGGGAAGGTCCCTGACTGGCCTGACTGTCCGGTGGACGTTTCCTTGGGGCCTCCCACTTAATGCTAGACAGGGAAACAGCCCTGCTGTTCTCACAGTGGTCTGGGGCTGCATGAAGGAGACCAGATTGAGGAGGAAGAAGGCTCTGGCCGTCTTCACCTGCTTGTTCCTGATCCGTCATAAGCCCAGGTGGTCCTTCTGTAGATCAAGCACTATACCTTTGTCTTTTTCAGTTATGGCATCCGGAATCGAGATGAGGTTTCCTTCATCAAGAAGCTAAGACAAAAGTGAACCCTGGACAGAGTGATCATCACATCAAGATGGCGCCCTCCCCTTGTCCTCACAGAAAAGGGTATTGGGTTAGCTGTATCCCTAGTTTGCCCGGGTGGAACTGTCAGCATGAGACCTAGAGCCCTCAGAAGACAGAAAGTTCCTCTGTCCCGCACTTTCCTGTGAACTCGGCCTGAAGGTCCTACACGGTTGTGGGCCTGACCTACTGAATAAATCTGTTTGCTTTGTATTTGGAAAAATCAGAAAGTCACTCCGTGTGGGTGACTCCCATACCAGAGGGAGGTGAGGGCAGACATACCTAAGCCCTGGGTCCACACTGCTCACCTCTCTGCCATGGCCCTCACATGGAGTGACCCAAGCTGAGTCGAAAGCTTTGTttctgggggtggagggtggacaCAGGAACCTGCATCCCAGGGCCTGTGATAGGACCTAGCAGGTGACAGTGGGAGTGGAGGTCTCTAGCCTCCACCTACAGGTTCCCGATAGCCATGTTTCTCCCAGGCTCAGTGGAAAAAGACAGTGATGAAGAATGAATCACAGGGGTGCAATATGCTCCCCGCTGCAGAGATACAGCAGCACTCCAACACTGGCTACTATGGAAATTCACAGAGAGGTGACAGCCAGTGATGTCTGAcgcagggcagtggttctcaaccttcctaaag
The Microtus pennsylvanicus isolate mMicPen1 chromosome 11, mMicPen1.hap1, whole genome shotgun sequence genome window above contains:
- the Snrnp25 gene encoding U11/U12 small nuclear ribonucleoprotein 25 kDa protein, producing MVVQDPLLCDLPIQVTLEEVNSQIALEYGQAMTVRVCKMDGEVMPVVVVQNATVLDLKKAIQRYMQLKQEREGGIQHISWSYVWRTYHLTSAGEKLTEDRKKLRDYGIRNRDEVSFIKKLRQK